Proteins encoded in a region of the Pelagicoccus sp. SDUM812003 genome:
- a CDS encoding DMT family transporter — MLRILLLLSGVFFCSTSVIIIRSSELPPALVAAYRLLFASILLSPVFFLAWRKHRKTFAATQLKRCLIPAGLLAVHFISWAWGARLTYVANATLIINLTPMVMPFLAHFLIREQVTRREILGTLIALSGVIVLSYGAFRIDPSYLKGNIVCFASMTTFAAYLAYGRINKDFPSIWLYMVPIYAMAALLCFAFSAASLDSLSIVSWREVALMLGMAVLPTTLGHVALNRSLRYFAAQTLAVVNLHQFVFAGILGWIIFSDVPPGSFFLAAALCVSGAVVVVREAARVAAERRRGKP; from the coding sequence ATGCTGCGAATCCTTCTCCTGCTATCCGGCGTCTTCTTCTGCTCGACCTCAGTCATCATCATCCGTTCGAGCGAGCTGCCGCCTGCTCTGGTCGCGGCCTATCGGCTCCTCTTCGCCAGCATTCTGCTCTCCCCTGTCTTTTTCCTGGCCTGGCGGAAACACAGAAAAACCTTCGCGGCGACTCAGCTCAAGCGCTGCCTCATCCCGGCGGGCTTGCTCGCGGTGCATTTCATATCGTGGGCATGGGGAGCTCGGCTGACCTACGTGGCAAACGCCACCTTGATCATCAACCTCACCCCCATGGTCATGCCGTTTCTGGCTCACTTTCTCATTCGCGAGCAAGTCACGCGTCGCGAAATCCTGGGCACGCTGATCGCGCTGTCCGGGGTGATCGTCCTGTCCTACGGAGCCTTTCGCATCGATCCCAGCTACTTGAAGGGAAACATCGTCTGCTTCGCCTCCATGACCACCTTCGCGGCCTACCTCGCCTACGGTCGCATCAACAAGGACTTTCCCTCCATCTGGCTCTACATGGTGCCGATCTACGCCATGGCCGCGCTGCTTTGCTTCGCTTTTTCCGCCGCCTCGCTCGATTCGCTGTCCATCGTCAGCTGGCGCGAGGTGGCTCTGATGCTCGGCATGGCCGTCTTGCCCACCACCCTTGGACATGTCGCCCTCAACCGCAGCCTGCGCTACTTCGCCGCCCAAACCCTCGCCGTAGTGAACCTGCACCAGTTCGTTTTCGCAGGCATCCTGGGATGGATCATCTTCTCCGACGTGCCGCCAGGGTCCTTCTTTCTAGCAGCAGCCCTGTGTGTCAGCGGAGCCGTGGTAGTGGTGCGCGAAGCCGCCCGCGTGGCAGCGGAAAGGCGTCGTGGGAAACCCTAG
- a CDS encoding glutaredoxin family protein, which translates to MKENAILYVKSGCPWCIDAESFLKRNKIPYTRREVLSDAAAMKEMVELSGQRKAPTMKLGNDVLADFGVDELIPFLKKRGVVS; encoded by the coding sequence ATGAAGGAAAATGCGATTCTCTACGTCAAGTCGGGCTGCCCTTGGTGCATCGACGCTGAGAGCTTCTTGAAACGAAACAAGATTCCCTACACCCGTCGCGAGGTGCTCTCCGATGCAGCGGCCATGAAGGAAATGGTGGAACTGTCCGGGCAACGAAAGGCCCCGACCATGAAGCTCGGAAACGACGTTTTGGCGGATTTCGGGGTCGACGAGCTGATTCCGTTTCTCAAGAAGCGCGGCGTCGTTTCCTAG
- a CDS encoding ATP-binding protein yields MSEENESLLAKHIGSIALMQSVVVQLPSLKSILQFVERGFSDLPSVVKVVGQVAPASESEPDSASAHFQDFPISFLQTDYATLRIFYRDPKAFHPYLPYIQNFVSILGVVCEERRQRELNQKLLRTLEQKVEERTRELNESLIEIKKMNTDLEIARSKAEESDRLKSAFLANISHEIRTPMNGILGFAQLLSGPNLSEKERCEFRDLIQASGNRLLTIINDLLDISKIEANQVDFFPRDFSLNKLMQEMLALFREKASRKGVILSASRTREDQRDIVTLDRDRIAQIYSNLIDNALKFTDTGQIQFGYRIREGELNGFVHDTGIGVHESEIENVFKRFRQGTMERNRLHDGSGLGLSICKSLVELQGGSIRMRSKIGRGTQMEFVIPIADRDEDPLPKPRLHAGRSPRYRD; encoded by the coding sequence ATGAGTGAGGAAAACGAAAGCCTTTTGGCGAAGCACATCGGCAGCATCGCCTTGATGCAGAGCGTGGTGGTTCAGCTTCCTAGCCTGAAGTCGATCCTGCAGTTCGTTGAACGAGGGTTTTCCGATCTTCCATCCGTGGTCAAAGTCGTCGGCCAGGTGGCGCCAGCCAGCGAGTCCGAGCCCGACTCCGCAAGCGCCCATTTTCAAGATTTCCCCATCAGCTTCCTGCAAACCGACTACGCCACCCTGCGAATCTTCTATCGTGATCCAAAAGCGTTTCATCCCTACCTCCCCTACATTCAAAACTTCGTTTCCATCCTAGGAGTGGTCTGCGAGGAACGACGCCAGAGAGAGCTCAACCAAAAACTGCTTCGCACCCTGGAACAGAAAGTCGAGGAGCGAACCCGCGAGTTAAACGAAAGCCTGATCGAGATCAAAAAAATGAATACAGACCTCGAGATCGCCAGAAGCAAAGCGGAGGAGAGCGACCGTCTGAAGTCCGCATTTCTCGCCAACATCAGCCATGAGATTCGCACCCCGATGAACGGGATCCTAGGATTCGCGCAGCTGCTCAGCGGGCCGAACCTCAGCGAAAAGGAACGCTGCGAATTCAGAGACTTGATACAGGCCAGCGGGAACCGGCTGCTGACCATCATCAACGACCTGCTCGACATCTCGAAAATCGAAGCGAACCAAGTCGATTTCTTTCCTAGGGACTTTTCGCTCAACAAGCTGATGCAGGAGATGCTCGCCCTTTTCAGAGAGAAAGCCTCTCGAAAAGGCGTCATTCTCAGCGCTTCTCGAACCCGAGAGGACCAGCGCGACATCGTCACCCTCGATCGCGATCGCATCGCCCAGATCTACTCCAATCTCATCGACAACGCCCTGAAATTCACCGACACCGGGCAGATACAGTTCGGCTACCGCATCCGGGAGGGCGAACTGAACGGCTTCGTGCACGACACCGGCATCGGCGTGCATGAATCGGAAATCGAAAACGTATTCAAACGTTTCCGACAAGGCACCATGGAGCGAAACCGGCTTCATGACGGTTCGGGACTCGGGCTCTCCATTTGCAAGTCGCTGGTCGAACTTCAAGGCGGATCCATTCGCATGCGATCCAAGATAGGACGCGGAACGCAGATGGAATTCGTCATCCCCATCGCGGACCGCGACGAAGACCCCCTGCCGAAGCCACGCCTCCATGCAGGACGGTCTCCAAGGTACCGAGACTAA
- a CDS encoding MEDS domain-containing protein — protein sequence MAPSPRTISLGFARERVPEGTHLCLIFTSDQERTHALLSYLLSGLQSGDRCACFSDNVTEDEVRQFMQENGISYDERESSGAITLSAGSEVYFEGDRFEPQRMLDNLLRFYEEAIKADFQGARIIGEMSPEVERVTGGKRLLEYESRVSLLVKQHPITAVCQYDARVFDGATIMEILKVHPMMLVNGAVVRNPFYIEPEDYLRDCCQDE from the coding sequence ATGGCTCCATCTCCGCGCACGATTTCACTCGGCTTCGCTCGCGAGCGCGTTCCCGAAGGCACTCACCTATGCCTGATCTTCACTAGCGATCAGGAGCGAACGCACGCCCTGCTTTCCTACCTACTGTCTGGGCTGCAGTCTGGCGATCGCTGCGCCTGCTTTTCCGATAATGTAACCGAAGACGAGGTCCGTCAATTCATGCAGGAGAACGGCATCTCCTACGACGAGAGAGAGTCTTCTGGAGCGATCACTCTGTCCGCTGGCTCGGAGGTCTATTTCGAAGGCGACCGCTTCGAGCCCCAGCGCATGCTCGACAACCTACTCCGTTTCTACGAGGAAGCGATCAAAGCCGATTTCCAGGGAGCCCGCATCATCGGCGAAATGTCTCCGGAGGTCGAGCGCGTGACCGGCGGAAAACGGCTGCTGGAATACGAATCGCGGGTCAGTCTTCTGGTGAAGCAGCATCCCATCACCGCGGTGTGCCAGTACGATGCGCGGGTCTTCGATGGAGCCACCATCATGGAGATCCTCAAGGTGCATCCCATGATGCTGGTCAACGGAGCCGTGGTGAGAAATCCCTTCTACATCGAGCCGGAAGACTACCTTCGAGACTGCTGTCAGGATGAGTGA
- a CDS encoding class I SAM-dependent methyltransferase: MCLACQTQIDPDKMNAFGDRFVNLMNQSALGLMVSIGYRTGLFETMKRLTHSASSNAIADAANLDERYVREWLGCMVAGEIVEVDESGLFFHLPASHAAMLTEGGEGECLAHLAQYFAVLGSVEDKIVDCFKHGGGVPYSAYPRFHEVMALDSRQSVVNALEEHILPLDPEIVAKLEQGAEVLDIGCGQGFAVRALAQLYPNSNFTGYDLSQEAIDFATAEAKAYQLKNASFEVRDLTSFNEDAESDRFDIVTAFDAIHDQARPDHVLEGIRKTLRSDGVFLMQDIAGSSNVYKNKQHPLGPLIYTISCMHCMTVSLAQGGLGLGAAWGEELTTEFIRDAGFEEVTRHALEHDIQNYYYIAR, from the coding sequence ATGTGTCTCGCATGCCAAACCCAGATCGATCCCGACAAGATGAACGCTTTCGGCGATCGCTTCGTCAATCTCATGAACCAGTCCGCGCTCGGACTGATGGTTTCCATCGGCTACCGAACCGGCCTGTTTGAAACCATGAAACGCCTTACCCACTCCGCCAGCAGCAACGCCATCGCGGACGCCGCAAATCTCGACGAGCGCTATGTGCGCGAATGGCTCGGCTGCATGGTGGCGGGAGAGATTGTGGAGGTCGATGAAAGCGGCCTTTTCTTCCACCTCCCCGCTTCGCATGCCGCCATGCTAACCGAGGGTGGCGAAGGGGAATGCCTCGCCCACCTCGCTCAATACTTCGCAGTTCTAGGAAGCGTGGAGGACAAGATCGTCGACTGCTTCAAGCATGGCGGCGGCGTTCCCTACTCAGCGTATCCACGATTCCATGAAGTCATGGCCTTGGACAGCCGCCAGAGCGTGGTGAACGCCCTGGAAGAACACATCCTCCCTCTCGATCCCGAGATCGTCGCCAAGCTGGAACAAGGCGCCGAAGTGCTGGATATCGGATGCGGACAAGGCTTCGCTGTTCGCGCTCTCGCCCAGTTGTATCCAAATAGCAATTTCACCGGATACGATCTCAGCCAGGAAGCGATCGACTTCGCCACCGCGGAAGCGAAAGCCTACCAGCTGAAAAACGCGAGTTTCGAGGTCCGCGACCTGACCAGCTTCAACGAGGACGCGGAGAGCGACCGCTTCGATATCGTGACCGCCTTCGACGCCATCCACGATCAGGCTCGCCCGGACCACGTGCTGGAAGGCATTCGCAAAACGCTGCGCAGCGACGGCGTTTTTCTGATGCAGGACATCGCCGGCTCGTCCAACGTCTACAAAAACAAGCAGCATCCGCTCGGGCCGCTCATCTATACCATCTCCTGCATGCATTGCATGACGGTTTCGCTCGCCCAGGGAGGTCTCGGGCTCGGGGCGGCGTGGGGAGAGGAGCTCACCACGGAGTTCATTCGCGACGCCGGGTTCGAAGAGGTCACCCGCCACGCTCTGGAGCACGATATCCAGAACTACTACTACATCGCTCGCTAG
- a CDS encoding LuxR C-terminal-related transcriptional regulator, which yields MPNPLPELPASAGVALSKAALLDTPFRLQVLLESGSPAESLDPLFDLGLLEECDDGEAQFVSESQRQAAIDAIAWSKKRAFNKSLAEACLALSEPPELIARLYRRAQDYPQARKHFLRDALSACQAHNYRQALASMRAAFEIWPIDEEPEHRRDMLREMARCALNCSDHSAAHLVWSELLEMALSSQDMPEIIELYRKLARSALSLGDRLQAQEHLQQAAELADRNDAKLEAARIRRSLAQMQGDALRLHDALETLESVKQTARSECDWALLSDSLAYSAMLTAMTGRISDARKLLEEALSIALENDLSDQITNAYRRQANINEYASNYQAYRDTELEALNRCRSLGEKSGTQACLTCVSYAFFRLGQFDESLAAIAEAIDTLSAEGELKAGALSTKACIQAFRTSSPQVIHDLDEASRLNRVHGATVFEFYVLWAKGAYAFLEQNTEVAIASFIELIDFWHETDDRKDVIPGLLCAASCFAQENDAANLSRCLDLLTTICSESESPEPRFAFLAASAEEAWLSGNPALASERLWESIQGYHSLQLLPEEAWTLWRLGYIESQAGNEAAATAHWKASDEIAKKLSLKPLARAIARDRHQGSPSGARTDLLTPRQLEIARLIAAGRSNKEAAAELKISPRTVEMHVAALIERLGCRTRAEAASKASELGLLK from the coding sequence ATGCCCAATCCACTTCCTGAACTCCCTGCCAGCGCGGGGGTCGCTCTGAGCAAAGCAGCCCTGCTGGACACTCCCTTTCGGCTGCAAGTTCTGCTCGAATCCGGAAGTCCCGCCGAAAGCCTCGACCCGCTTTTCGATCTCGGTCTTCTGGAAGAATGCGACGACGGCGAAGCCCAGTTCGTATCCGAATCGCAACGACAAGCGGCCATCGACGCCATCGCTTGGTCCAAGAAAAGAGCGTTCAACAAGTCGCTCGCCGAGGCCTGCCTCGCCCTTTCGGAACCGCCCGAGCTGATCGCTCGCCTCTACCGACGAGCACAAGACTACCCCCAAGCCCGCAAGCACTTTTTGCGCGACGCCCTTTCAGCCTGCCAAGCCCACAACTACCGGCAGGCGCTCGCGTCCATGCGGGCCGCATTCGAAATCTGGCCTATCGACGAAGAGCCAGAGCATCGTCGAGATATGCTGCGGGAAATGGCTCGCTGCGCCCTCAACTGCTCCGACCACTCCGCCGCCCATCTTGTCTGGTCCGAGCTTCTCGAGATGGCTCTCAGCTCGCAGGACATGCCCGAAATCATCGAGCTCTATCGCAAGCTCGCTCGTTCCGCTCTCAGCCTTGGCGACCGCCTCCAGGCTCAAGAACACCTCCAGCAAGCCGCTGAGCTGGCCGATCGCAACGACGCGAAGCTGGAAGCGGCCCGCATCCGCCGCAGCTTGGCCCAAATGCAAGGCGACGCGCTCAGACTGCACGATGCCTTGGAAACGCTTGAAAGCGTCAAGCAGACCGCTCGCAGCGAATGCGACTGGGCCCTGCTCAGCGACTCGCTGGCCTACTCCGCCATGCTGACGGCCATGACGGGCCGAATCAGCGACGCCCGAAAACTCCTCGAAGAGGCGCTCTCCATCGCCCTGGAAAACGATCTTTCAGACCAGATAACAAACGCCTATCGACGACAGGCCAACATCAACGAATACGCCTCCAACTACCAAGCCTATCGCGACACGGAGCTAGAGGCCTTGAATCGCTGTCGCTCGCTGGGCGAGAAAAGCGGCACCCAAGCCTGCCTCACCTGCGTTTCCTACGCTTTCTTTCGGCTCGGACAATTCGACGAAAGTCTCGCCGCCATCGCCGAGGCGATCGACACCTTAAGCGCGGAGGGCGAGCTAAAAGCGGGAGCCCTTTCGACCAAAGCTTGTATCCAGGCGTTTAGGACAAGCTCGCCACAGGTCATACACGATCTGGATGAAGCCAGTCGGCTAAACCGCGTTCATGGCGCCACTGTATTCGAATTTTACGTACTATGGGCCAAGGGAGCTTATGCGTTTCTCGAGCAGAACACCGAAGTGGCGATTGCCAGCTTTATCGAACTCATCGACTTCTGGCACGAAACCGACGACCGGAAGGATGTCATCCCTGGCCTGCTCTGCGCCGCGAGCTGTTTCGCTCAGGAAAACGACGCGGCGAACCTTTCACGCTGCCTCGACTTGCTCACCACCATCTGCTCCGAAAGCGAGTCTCCCGAGCCGCGCTTCGCCTTTCTCGCCGCCAGCGCCGAAGAGGCGTGGTTGAGCGGCAATCCTGCGCTGGCTTCGGAACGTTTGTGGGAATCGATCCAGGGCTACCACTCCCTGCAGCTGCTGCCCGAAGAAGCTTGGACGCTCTGGCGCCTGGGCTACATCGAGAGCCAAGCCGGCAACGAGGCCGCGGCCACGGCGCACTGGAAAGCCAGCGATGAAATCGCTAAAAAACTTTCGCTCAAACCGCTAGCCAGAGCCATCGCTCGCGATCGCCACCAAGGCTCGCCCAGCGGAGCTCGAACGGATCTGCTCACTCCACGGCAGCTGGAAATCGCTCGGCTCATCGCCGCCGGACGCTCCAACAAGGAAGCTGCAGCGGAGCTGAAAATCAGCCCGCGCACGGTCGAGATGCATGTCGCGGCTCTCATCGAGCGGCTCGGCTGTCGCACCCGAGCGGAGGCGGCCAGCAAAGCCAGCGAACTCGGCCTTCTTAAGTAA
- a CDS encoding DUF2911 domain-containing protein, with protein sequence MKRIRLFAALSLVFAVSLFGDVLPVPASLRSTVTQQIGKTTVTVDYSRPNMKGREIFGALVPYGEVWRTGANACTKLSTDTEIQIGGSTLPAGRYGLFSIPNKDQWTIIINANADQFGAFTYDDALDVLRFTAPSKSMQESFETFEIAFAQVADNAARIELRWDETVVAFPISVTEESNHQQMMSDIRKEVIEADNPHWANMGEAARYFVRENMDLEQAAEWYRLSLEQNPDAYWLAVERSKVLSALDQPEEAKAVMQSALDTAQRLNDAQGIAWIEGELAKL encoded by the coding sequence ATGAAACGAATCCGCCTCTTCGCCGCCCTTTCGCTCGTCTTCGCTGTCTCCCTTTTCGGAGATGTTCTTCCCGTCCCGGCGAGCCTGCGCTCTACCGTCACCCAACAAATCGGAAAGACGACCGTGACGGTCGACTACTCACGTCCCAACATGAAAGGTCGCGAGATCTTCGGCGCCCTGGTGCCCTACGGCGAGGTCTGGCGAACCGGCGCGAACGCCTGTACCAAGCTCTCCACCGACACCGAAATCCAAATCGGCGGCTCAACCCTGCCCGCCGGCCGCTACGGACTTTTCTCCATCCCGAACAAGGACCAATGGACCATCATCATCAATGCCAATGCCGATCAGTTCGGGGCATTCACTTATGACGATGCCCTGGACGTGCTCCGTTTCACCGCTCCTTCGAAGTCGATGCAAGAGAGCTTCGAAACCTTCGAAATCGCCTTCGCCCAAGTCGCCGACAACGCCGCCCGAATCGAGCTTCGCTGGGACGAAACCGTGGTCGCATTTCCCATTTCCGTGACCGAAGAAAGCAACCATCAGCAGATGATGTCGGACATTCGGAAAGAGGTCATCGAAGCCGACAATCCCCATTGGGCCAACATGGGAGAAGCGGCTCGCTACTTCGTACGTGAAAACATGGACCTCGAACAGGCCGCGGAGTGGTACCGGTTGAGCCTCGAGCAAAATCCCGACGCCTATTGGCTAGCGGTCGAGCGGTCGAAAGTCCTCAGCGCGCTCGACCAGCCGGAAGAGGCCAAAGCGGTCATGCAATCCGCGCTCGACACCGCCCAACGTCTCAACGACGCGCAGGGCATCGCCTGGATCGAAGGCGAGCTGGCCAAACTCTAA
- a CDS encoding RNA polymerase sigma factor, protein MNESKAIDLCLRRRDPAGFNYLVEHFREQAFRHAYGFMGNREDAKDACQDAFRKAFVAMPKLKELERFYPWFYSILRNQCLNTLCRRKTALSKRSEVERQMTERGSGRLPSGAMEQEEDAAMVRTVLESLKPEFREILILKYFSEYSYEEIATTLGICRGTVMSRLYYARSAFRDALDKQELKENGRIMG, encoded by the coding sequence ATGAACGAAAGCAAAGCGATTGACCTGTGCCTGCGCCGCCGAGATCCGGCGGGGTTCAACTATCTGGTAGAGCATTTTCGCGAGCAGGCCTTTCGCCACGCTTACGGTTTTATGGGAAATCGGGAAGACGCCAAGGACGCTTGCCAGGACGCGTTTCGCAAGGCCTTCGTGGCCATGCCCAAACTCAAGGAGTTGGAGCGTTTCTATCCCTGGTTCTATAGCATCTTGCGCAACCAATGCTTGAATACGCTGTGTCGTCGAAAGACGGCCCTGAGCAAACGAAGCGAGGTCGAGCGTCAAATGACGGAACGAGGAAGCGGACGCTTGCCAAGCGGAGCGATGGAGCAGGAGGAGGACGCGGCGATGGTGCGAACGGTACTGGAATCGCTCAAGCCGGAGTTCAGGGAAATTCTGATATTGAAGTACTTTTCTGAATACAGCTACGAGGAGATAGCGACCACCCTTGGGATCTGTCGTGGCACGGTGATGAGTCGGCTGTATTATGCGCGAAGCGCTTTTCGAGATGCGCTCGACAAGCAGGAATTGAAGGAAAACGGGAGAATAATGGGATGA
- a CDS encoding YbjQ family protein: MILCTTDEIPGKKIVATYGLVRGNAIRARHVGKDIMAGLQTLVGGEIHEYTKLMGEVREQSLDRMSSEAKRMGANAVVGLRMSTSMIMNNAAEMVAYGTAVKVEEA, translated from the coding sequence ATGATATTATGCACGACTGATGAAATCCCGGGCAAGAAGATCGTAGCGACCTACGGGCTTGTAAGGGGAAATGCAATACGCGCTCGCCATGTGGGCAAGGACATCATGGCAGGGCTGCAAACGCTCGTTGGTGGAGAGATTCATGAATACACCAAGCTGATGGGCGAAGTGCGCGAGCAGTCTCTGGATCGCATGAGCTCCGAGGCCAAGCGCATGGGGGCCAACGCGGTCGTCGGCCTGCGCATGTCGACCTCCATGATCATGAACAACGCCGCGGAAATGGTGGCATACGGGACCGCGGTGAAGGTGGAAGAGGCGTAG
- a CDS encoding ABC transporter ATP-binding protein, which produces MLKDLKIFLRLLSAHKKTLGLAVLLGSIAGAVTGAFLTKGVEQLFTLILNGDRGLSRSEVIAIAAGFPAIFLVIGVCLFGSAYLLNLAGLDAIRDLRAKVFFQVQRLPLAYFQSSKTGDLISRITSDVSALQQTLTFIAKNVIIQPAVILGCIYRLTMLAIENEGVYQVYLCLVALPIVIFPIRSFSHKIEYKAREQQEELGSLTNSLAQNLTAAREIRAFNLQDRENRRFVARLSDLFRSQMKVVKYSFGLGPVVEVCSSIGLSIAFIIGYYNGVPGGVFTAIFLALYLTYTAVKKLGTFASELSKGVASYQRIAEIMDSPVDIDDPEEPIEVESVNGEIEFRDVSFSYDDTPALKSANARIEKGDVCALVGPSGAGKSTFANLVPRFYDVSFGGIFLDGHDLRRFRLTDLRDHIAIVSQEPVLFDDTIMENIRLGRQDATDAEVREAARQAFAHDFITEPSTCPDGYNTLVGERGARLSGGQKQRIAIARAFLRDAPILILDEATSALDSESEAKVQQALEKLVVGKTVLIIAHRFSTIKNANKILVFQDGEIIDSGSHQELYPRCPLYKSLYDQQQAS; this is translated from the coding sequence GTGCTAAAAGATCTGAAAATTTTTCTGCGGCTGCTTTCCGCCCACAAGAAGACCCTCGGGCTGGCGGTCCTGCTGGGCTCCATCGCCGGAGCTGTCACGGGGGCGTTTCTGACCAAAGGCGTCGAGCAGCTCTTCACCTTGATCCTCAACGGAGACCGGGGGCTTTCCCGCTCCGAAGTCATTGCCATCGCGGCTGGGTTTCCCGCCATCTTTCTGGTCATCGGCGTTTGCCTTTTCGGCAGCGCCTACCTGCTCAATCTCGCTGGGCTAGACGCCATCCGGGACCTGCGGGCCAAGGTGTTCTTCCAGGTGCAGCGCCTGCCGCTGGCCTACTTTCAGAGTTCGAAAACCGGCGACCTCATTTCGCGCATCACTTCCGATGTGAGCGCCCTTCAGCAGACCCTGACCTTCATCGCGAAAAACGTCATCATTCAGCCCGCGGTGATCCTCGGCTGCATCTATCGTCTCACCATGCTGGCGATCGAAAACGAAGGCGTTTATCAAGTGTACCTCTGTCTGGTCGCCCTGCCCATCGTCATCTTCCCGATCCGATCCTTCAGCCACAAAATCGAGTACAAGGCCCGCGAGCAGCAGGAGGAGCTGGGCAGCTTGACCAACTCGCTGGCCCAAAACCTCACCGCCGCCCGCGAAATCAGAGCCTTCAACCTGCAGGATCGGGAAAACCGTCGCTTCGTGGCCCGCTTGTCGGACCTGTTTCGCTCGCAGATGAAAGTGGTCAAATACTCCTTCGGACTCGGTCCTGTGGTGGAAGTCTGCTCATCCATCGGCCTCTCCATCGCCTTCATCATCGGCTACTACAATGGGGTGCCAGGCGGGGTCTTCACCGCTATCTTCCTGGCCCTGTACCTGACCTACACCGCGGTGAAAAAGCTGGGCACCTTCGCTTCGGAGCTCTCCAAAGGCGTCGCCTCCTACCAGCGCATCGCCGAAATCATGGACTCTCCGGTGGATATCGACGATCCGGAGGAACCGATCGAGGTGGAGAGCGTAAACGGCGAAATCGAGTTTCGCGACGTCTCCTTCTCCTACGACGATACGCCCGCTCTCAAATCCGCCAACGCCCGCATCGAAAAGGGCGACGTATGCGCTTTGGTCGGCCCTTCCGGAGCCGGAAAGTCCACCTTCGCCAACCTGGTGCCGCGCTTCTACGACGTCAGCTTCGGCGGCATCTTTCTGGACGGGCACGATCTGCGTCGCTTTCGCCTCACCGACCTGCGCGACCACATAGCCATCGTTTCCCAGGAGCCGGTGCTCTTCGACGACACCATTATGGAAAACATCCGACTCGGCCGGCAGGACGCCACCGATGCGGAGGTTCGCGAAGCGGCCCGCCAAGCCTTCGCCCACGACTTCATCACCGAGCCATCGACCTGCCCGGATGGATACAACACTCTGGTAGGAGAACGTGGCGCTCGACTCTCGGGCGGACAAAAACAGCGCATCGCCATCGCCCGGGCATTTCTGCGCGACGCGCCGATCCTCATTCTCGACGAAGCGACGTCGGCTCTGGACTCCGAGTCGGAGGCCAAGGTGCAGCAAGCCCTCGAAAAGCTGGTCGTCGGCAAGACGGTGCTCATCATCGCCCACCGTTTCAGCACCATCAAAAACGCTAACAAGATCCTCGTCTTCCAGGACGGCGAGATCATCGACAGCGGCTCGCACCAGGAGCTGTACCCTCGCTGCCCGCTGTACAAGTCGCTCTACGACCAGCAGCAGGCCAGCTGA
- a CDS encoding glycosyltransferase — protein sequence MLLSIVIPAFDEEQRIGESIRRIQAAIAANTRPGVTFELIVCDNNSNDRTAQVARELGAKVVFEPINQISRARNKGAAAALGDWLLFVDADSYPSTELLSDLLDAIASGDVIGCGTTITVPDGTPFNRLRLERMNPIYRLIKMSGGACLLCEGQAFRDLDGFTHDLFALEEVEFQMRLKRYGRRRGKRYPVLHRHPVVTSGRKGELTPRSLARLFVSNLSALLAFALFYLLPRRLARRFSRRLLTYWYPKRR from the coding sequence ATGCTGCTTTCCATCGTCATCCCGGCTTTCGACGAGGAACAACGCATCGGCGAATCCATTCGACGAATACAAGCCGCTATCGCCGCAAACACCCGCCCCGGTGTCACATTCGAACTCATCGTCTGCGACAACAACTCCAACGATCGCACCGCCCAAGTTGCACGCGAGCTGGGGGCGAAAGTCGTCTTCGAACCGATCAATCAGATCTCGCGGGCTCGCAACAAAGGCGCCGCCGCGGCCCTAGGCGACTGGCTGCTCTTTGTCGACGCAGACTCCTACCCGAGCACGGAACTGCTCTCCGACCTGCTGGACGCCATAGCGAGCGGCGACGTGATCGGATGCGGCACTACTATAACCGTACCGGACGGCACCCCCTTCAATCGTCTCCGCCTGGAGCGCATGAATCCCATCTACCGGCTGATCAAAATGAGCGGCGGGGCCTGCCTGTTGTGCGAAGGACAAGCCTTCCGCGATCTGGACGGATTCACTCACGACCTTTTCGCTCTGGAAGAGGTCGAATTTCAGATGCGCCTCAAGCGCTATGGCCGCCGCCGAGGAAAACGCTATCCCGTCCTGCACCGCCATCCGGTGGTCACTTCCGGACGCAAGGGCGAGCTCACCCCGCGCTCGCTGGCCCGACTGTTCGTTTCCAACCTATCCGCCCTACTCGCCTTCGCCCTTTTCTATCTGCTCCCGCGACGCCTGGCCCGGCGCTTCAGCCGCCGCCTGCTCACCTACTGGTACCCCAAACGCCGCTAG